One segment of Curtobacterium poinsettiae DNA contains the following:
- a CDS encoding PTS sugar transporter subunit IIA, which yields MGLPPLPDTAVLLGADAPAWRDAMRLVGGALVASGATTDEYTDAMIGMVEEHGPYIVISPGLAFAHARPGGAVVRDGLAVVTLASPVAFGHPHNDPVRVVLGLAVAEVGTHLESIGEIANLFNDATVTGRIAAATTADEVRAIMGVSA from the coding sequence ATGGGACTGCCACCGCTGCCGGACACCGCCGTCCTCCTCGGTGCGGACGCGCCCGCGTGGCGTGACGCGATGCGCCTGGTCGGCGGTGCGCTCGTCGCCTCGGGCGCCACCACCGACGAGTACACCGACGCCATGATCGGCATGGTCGAGGAGCACGGGCCGTACATCGTCATCTCGCCGGGGCTCGCGTTCGCGCACGCCCGGCCGGGTGGTGCCGTCGTGCGGGACGGACTCGCGGTCGTGACGCTCGCGTCGCCGGTGGCGTTCGGACACCCGCACAACGACCCCGTCCGTGTGGTGCTCGGGCTCGCGGTGGCCGAGGTCGGCACCCACCTGGAGTCGATCGGCGAGATCGCGAACCTGTTCAACGACGCCACCGTGACCGGGCGGATCGCGGCGGCGACCACCGCGGACGAGGTCCGCGCGATCATGGGGGTCTCCGCGTGA
- a CDS encoding ABC transporter permease: MTAQEPDNTQQPTPAAHGTADAPLTDDRLQEVESTPHLMTDSAADTERRNGAGGDRWQAALQGILNGSVLVTVLAVVLALVACGILIAVTDENVRATAGYFFARPTDMLQAIGTAVGGAYASLFQGSVFNFGADSFQQAIGPLTRSVDYSVPLIAAGLGIALSFRAGLFNIGGQGQILMGAAAAGWVGFSFDGPAAIHIPLTIIAGIVGGAVWGGIVGVLKARTGANEVVVTIMLNYVALYLVSYLLRTPGLLQAPGSSNPISPATKDSALLPQLFGVRYGVDLGFIVAIIAVVVVWWLVNKSSLGFRFRTIGENPRAARVAGMSVPSLTIWVMVISGALVGIAGAYQVQGAVTTGFTSGIDAGIGFDAITVALLGRSKPWGVFWAAILFGVLKNGGYAMQAANGIPIDIVGVIQALIVLFIAAPPLVRAIFRIPQPGARKRTKTSKNSKKAVAA; this comes from the coding sequence GTGACCGCGCAGGAACCAGACAACACGCAGCAGCCGACCCCGGCTGCGCACGGCACCGCGGACGCCCCGCTCACCGACGACCGTCTGCAGGAGGTCGAGTCGACCCCGCACCTGATGACGGACTCGGCAGCGGACACCGAGCGCCGCAACGGCGCCGGTGGTGACCGCTGGCAGGCCGCCCTGCAGGGGATCCTGAACGGCTCCGTGCTCGTCACGGTGCTCGCCGTCGTCCTCGCGCTGGTCGCGTGCGGCATCCTCATCGCGGTGACCGACGAGAACGTCCGTGCCACCGCCGGCTACTTCTTCGCCCGCCCGACGGACATGCTCCAGGCGATCGGCACCGCGGTCGGCGGCGCCTACGCCTCGCTGTTCCAGGGCTCGGTGTTCAACTTCGGTGCGGACTCCTTCCAGCAGGCGATCGGGCCGCTCACGCGCTCCGTCGACTACTCGGTGCCGCTCATCGCCGCCGGGCTCGGGATCGCGCTGTCGTTCCGCGCCGGGCTGTTCAACATCGGCGGCCAGGGTCAGATCCTGATGGGGGCCGCGGCCGCCGGGTGGGTCGGGTTCTCGTTCGACGGCCCCGCCGCGATCCACATCCCGCTCACGATCATCGCCGGCATCGTCGGCGGCGCGGTCTGGGGTGGCATCGTCGGGGTGCTCAAGGCCCGGACGGGCGCGAACGAGGTGGTCGTCACGATCATGCTCAACTACGTCGCGCTCTACCTGGTCAGCTACCTGCTCCGCACCCCGGGCCTGCTGCAGGCCCCGGGCAGCAGCAACCCGATCTCACCCGCCACGAAGGACAGCGCGCTCCTGCCGCAGCTCTTCGGCGTGCGGTACGGCGTGGACCTCGGGTTCATCGTCGCGATCATCGCGGTCGTCGTCGTCTGGTGGCTCGTCAACAAGTCGTCGCTCGGCTTCCGGTTCCGCACCATCGGTGAGAACCCCCGCGCCGCCCGTGTGGCCGGCATGAGCGTCCCGTCGCTGACCATCTGGGTCATGGTCATCTCCGGTGCCCTGGTCGGCATCGCCGGCGCCTACCAGGTGCAGGGCGCGGTCACCACGGGCTTCACCTCGGGCATCGACGCCGGCATCGGCTTCGACGCCATCACCGTGGCCCTGCTCGGCCGCTCGAAGCCGTGGGGCGTGTTCTGGGCGGCGATCCTGTTCGGCGTCCTGAAGAACGGCGGCTACGCGATGCAGGCCGCCAACGGCATCCCGATCGACATCGTCGGCGTCATCCAGGCACTCATCGTCCTCTTCATCGCGGCGCCGCCGCTCGTCCGCGCGATCTTCCGGATCCCGCAGCCGGGTGCCCGCAAGCGCACGAAGACGAGCAAGAACAGCAAGAAGGCGGTCGCCGCATGA
- a CDS encoding PTS sugar transporter subunit IIB produces the protein MKIVTICGAGIGSSGILKVNAEKALDALGLSATVVAADVASVRDVSDDANVILTSQEFVEAIGDTYAEVIVIANHFDQGEITAAVDRALGEH, from the coding sequence GTGAAGATCGTGACCATCTGCGGAGCCGGCATCGGGTCGAGCGGCATCCTCAAGGTGAACGCCGAGAAGGCGCTCGACGCCCTCGGACTGTCGGCGACGGTCGTCGCGGCCGACGTCGCGTCCGTGCGGGACGTCTCCGACGACGCGAACGTGATCCTGACGAGTCAGGAGTTCGTGGAGGCGATCGGGGACACCTACGCCGAGGTCATCGTCATCGCGAACCACTTCGACCAGGGCGAGATCACGGCGGCGGTGGACCGGGCGCTCGGCGAGCACTGA
- a CDS encoding adenosine deaminase, which yields MSADAPTYRLPDAGAVINDLPKVSLHDHLDGGLRPATIIELAASAGVTLPTTDPAELGQWFADQSNSGSLVEYLKTFDVTTSVMQTAPQLTRIAREFVEDLVADGVVYGEVRWAPEQHLQGGLTLDQTVEAVQAGIEEAVDAAGGRIRIGQLVTAMRHADRSLEIAELAVRHRDAGVVGFDIAGAEAGFPASNHRAAFDHLASELFPVTVHAGEADGLASIRSALVDGRALRLGHGVRIFEDVALSDAGDGSTLASLGEVASWVRDREIPLEVSPSSNLQTGAIAAWGDYLADHPFDVLYQLGFRVTVNTDNRLMSGTSLSKELALLAGTFGYDLDDLAAFQINAALGSFLPLEDREEIIATITAGYQEA from the coding sequence ATGAGCGCCGACGCCCCGACCTACCGCCTGCCCGACGCCGGGGCGGTCATCAACGACCTGCCGAAGGTCTCGCTGCACGACCACCTCGACGGCGGTCTGCGTCCCGCGACCATCATCGAGCTCGCGGCCTCGGCGGGTGTGACGCTCCCCACCACCGATCCGGCCGAACTCGGGCAGTGGTTCGCCGACCAGTCGAACTCCGGCTCCCTGGTCGAGTACCTGAAGACGTTCGACGTCACCACGTCGGTGATGCAGACCGCACCGCAGCTCACCCGGATCGCCCGCGAGTTCGTCGAGGACCTCGTGGCCGACGGTGTCGTCTACGGCGAGGTCCGCTGGGCGCCGGAACAGCACCTGCAGGGCGGACTGACGCTCGACCAGACGGTCGAGGCCGTGCAGGCCGGCATCGAGGAAGCCGTCGACGCCGCCGGTGGGCGCATCCGCATCGGCCAGCTCGTCACCGCGATGCGGCACGCCGACCGGTCGCTCGAGATCGCCGAGCTCGCCGTCCGCCACCGTGACGCCGGGGTCGTCGGTTTCGACATCGCCGGTGCCGAAGCAGGGTTCCCCGCCTCGAACCACCGCGCCGCCTTCGACCACCTGGCGTCCGAGCTGTTCCCCGTCACCGTGCACGCGGGCGAGGCGGACGGGCTCGCCTCCATCCGGTCGGCCCTCGTCGACGGCCGGGCGCTCCGTCTCGGGCACGGCGTCCGCATCTTCGAGGACGTCGCCCTGTCCGACGCCGGGGACGGCTCGACGCTGGCCTCCCTGGGCGAGGTCGCCTCGTGGGTCCGTGACCGCGAGATCCCGCTCGAGGTCTCGCCGTCGTCCAACCTGCAGACCGGGGCGATCGCCGCGTGGGGCGACTACCTCGCCGACCACCCGTTCGACGTGCTCTACCAGCTCGGCTTCCGCGTCACGGTGAACACCGACAACCGCCTGATGAGCGGGACCTCGCTGTCGAAGGAGCTCGCGCTGCTCGCCGGCACGTTCGGGTACGACCTCGACGACCTGGCGGCGTTCCAGATCAACGCCGCGCTCGGGTCGTTCCTGCCGCTCGAGGACCGCGAGGAGATCATCGCCACCATCACGGCCGGGTACCAGGAGGCCTGA
- a CDS encoding thymidine phosphorylase: protein MAVEPFDTVDLIRTKRSGGALSTAEVDWLVDAYTRGYVEDPQMAAMAMAIFLNGMERREIKDLTLAMIASGERMSFGSLGKTTVDKHSTGGVGDKITLPLAPLVASFGVAVPQLSGRGLGHTGGTLDKLESIPGWQAALSNDRMMEILSDVGAVICAAGSGLAPADKKLYALRDITGTVECIPLIASSIMSKKIAEGTGALVLDVKFGSGAFMPTYEASRELAQTMVDLGNDAGVATSALLTDMEVPLGLTIGNALEVRESVEVLAGGGPADVVELTVALATEMLTLAGLPDADPAAALADGRAMDTWRRMIEAQGGDPSAALPVAREQHVVTAGTSGVLTQQDALPFGVSAWRLGAGRARAQDPVQAGAGIELHVKPGDTVTEGQPLWTLHSDDASRIPRALESLEGAWTIGAAGSAAAARGPIVRERIGS from the coding sequence ATGGCCGTCGAGCCGTTCGACACCGTCGACCTCATCCGCACGAAGCGCTCCGGCGGGGCCCTGAGCACCGCCGAGGTCGACTGGCTCGTCGACGCGTACACCCGCGGCTACGTCGAGGACCCGCAGATGGCCGCGATGGCGATGGCGATCTTCCTGAACGGGATGGAGCGGCGCGAGATCAAGGACCTCACGCTCGCGATGATCGCGTCGGGGGAGCGGATGTCGTTCGGGTCGCTCGGCAAGACGACGGTCGACAAGCACTCCACGGGCGGCGTCGGCGACAAGATCACGCTGCCGCTCGCGCCGCTGGTGGCGTCGTTCGGCGTCGCCGTGCCGCAGCTGTCCGGCCGCGGTCTCGGCCACACCGGCGGGACGCTCGACAAGCTCGAGTCCATCCCCGGGTGGCAGGCGGCGCTGTCCAACGACCGGATGATGGAGATCCTGTCCGACGTCGGCGCGGTCATCTGCGCCGCCGGCTCGGGTCTCGCACCCGCCGACAAGAAGCTCTACGCGCTCCGCGACATCACCGGCACGGTCGAGTGCATCCCGCTGATCGCCTCGAGCATCATGTCGAAGAAGATCGCCGAGGGCACCGGTGCGCTCGTGCTCGACGTCAAGTTCGGGTCCGGGGCGTTCATGCCGACCTACGAGGCGTCCCGGGAGCTCGCGCAGACCATGGTCGACCTCGGCAACGACGCCGGGGTCGCGACCTCGGCGCTGCTGACCGACATGGAGGTCCCGCTCGGGCTGACGATCGGCAACGCGCTCGAGGTGCGGGAGTCGGTCGAGGTGCTCGCCGGCGGCGGCCCGGCCGACGTCGTCGAGCTGACCGTGGCGCTCGCGACCGAGATGCTCACGCTGGCCGGACTGCCCGACGCCGACCCTGCAGCCGCGCTCGCGGACGGCCGCGCGATGGACACCTGGCGTCGGATGATCGAGGCGCAGGGCGGCGACCCGTCCGCGGCGTTGCCCGTGGCCCGCGAACAGCACGTCGTCACCGCTGGGACGTCGGGGGTGCTCACGCAGCAGGACGCGCTGCCGTTCGGTGTCTCGGCCTGGCGGCTCGGGGCCGGTCGTGCCCGCGCGCAGGACCCGGTGCAGGCCGGTGCGGGCATCGAGCTCCACGTCAAGCCGGGGGACACCGTGACCGAGGGACAGCCGCTCTGGACGCTGCACTCCGACGACGCGTCGCGGATCCCGCGCGCGCTGGAGTCGCTCGAGGGCGCGTGGACCATCGGCGCGGCCGGCTCTGCTGCCGCGGCACGTGGGCCGATCGTGCGCGAGCGCATCGGGTCCTGA
- a CDS encoding ABC transporter permease yields MSTLSPTAAAPRMPLDDRPVETTRSWKLPIGYGVFTLLALVLFGFGHRPGTATLRLASKGDFFALPNVPLPATATGIVVTVLLALATVYAIVETRASRRVPLWVTSVFAIVFVVGFLAWAVAGDSITIPGMLFGALGLAVPLVFGALGGVISERVGVVNIAIEGQFLAGAFTSALIASLTGSPWVGLVGALVAGVLVSFVLAAFSIKYLVDQVIVGVVINAFISGLTGFLYSQVLSPNQQTLNIGIRFPKFEVPVLHQIPIIGPIFFEQSVVVYLAYIAVAVVTFGLFKTRWGLRLRAVGEHPQAADTVGINVTSTRFWNVSLAGAIAGLGGAYFTLDATGGFTKDMTAGAGYIALAAVIFGRWDPIKATLAALLFGFASNLQNTLSAVGSPVPSEFLLMLPYVVTIFAVAGLVGQSRGPAASGKPYIKS; encoded by the coding sequence ATGAGCACCCTCAGCCCCACCGCGGCCGCGCCGCGCATGCCCCTGGACGACCGCCCGGTCGAGACGACCCGCAGCTGGAAGCTCCCGATCGGGTACGGCGTGTTCACGCTGCTCGCGCTCGTGCTGTTCGGCTTCGGACACCGTCCCGGAACGGCGACGCTCCGCCTGGCCTCGAAGGGCGACTTCTTCGCGCTGCCGAACGTCCCGCTGCCGGCGACGGCCACCGGGATCGTCGTGACCGTGCTGCTCGCGCTCGCTACGGTGTACGCGATCGTCGAGACCCGTGCCTCGCGTCGTGTGCCGCTCTGGGTGACCTCGGTGTTCGCGATCGTCTTCGTGGTCGGCTTCCTGGCGTGGGCGGTCGCCGGCGACTCGATCACCATCCCCGGCATGCTCTTCGGTGCGCTCGGCCTCGCGGTCCCGCTCGTCTTCGGTGCACTCGGCGGCGTGATCTCCGAGCGTGTCGGCGTGGTCAACATCGCGATCGAGGGGCAGTTCCTCGCCGGTGCGTTCACCTCGGCGCTCATCGCCTCGCTCACCGGGTCGCCGTGGGTCGGTCTCGTCGGAGCGCTCGTCGCGGGTGTGCTCGTGTCGTTCGTCCTCGCGGCGTTCAGCATCAAGTACTTGGTCGACCAGGTCATCGTCGGTGTCGTCATCAACGCCTTCATCTCGGGCCTGACCGGCTTCCTGTACTCGCAGGTGCTGTCGCCGAACCAGCAGACGCTCAACATCGGCATCCGGTTCCCGAAGTTCGAGGTGCCGGTGCTCCACCAGATCCCGATCATCGGACCGATCTTCTTCGAGCAGTCGGTCGTCGTCTACCTGGCCTACATCGCCGTCGCGGTCGTCACCTTCGGCCTGTTCAAGACCCGCTGGGGTCTGCGGCTCCGCGCCGTCGGCGAGCACCCGCAGGCCGCCGACACGGTGGGCATCAACGTCACGAGCACCCGGTTCTGGAACGTCTCGCTCGCCGGGGCGATCGCGGGCCTCGGCGGCGCGTACTTCACGCTCGACGCCACGGGCGGGTTCACGAAGGACATGACGGCGGGCGCGGGCTACATCGCCCTGGCCGCCGTCATCTTCGGCCGCTGGGACCCGATCAAGGCCACGCTCGCGGCGCTGCTGTTCGGCTTCGCGTCGAATCTGCAGAACACGCTCAGCGCGGTCGGCTCGCCCGTACCGAGCGAGTTCCTGCTGATGCTGCCGTACGTGGTGACGATCTTCGCGGTGGCCGGCCTGGTCGGCCAGTCGCGCGGCCCAGCCGCGTCCGGCAAGCCGTACATCAAGAGCTGA
- a CDS encoding cytidine deaminase, with protein MTDTHAAGDQGVTATAPTDAATGLPVDDVDWGALRDAATAAMRRAYAPYSSFPVGAAALTDDGRIVSGCNIENASYGVTLCAECSLVSQLHMTGGGKLVAFTCVDGDGATLMPCGRCRQLLFEHSTEGMLLETLSGIRTIDEVLPDAFGPRTLATYQQEH; from the coding sequence ATGACCGACACGCACGCTGCAGGTGACCAGGGGGTCACCGCCACCGCCCCGACGGACGCCGCCACGGGCCTCCCGGTCGACGACGTGGACTGGGGCGCCCTGCGGGACGCCGCCACGGCCGCGATGCGGCGCGCCTACGCGCCGTACTCGTCGTTCCCGGTGGGCGCCGCGGCGCTCACCGACGACGGCCGGATCGTCTCCGGCTGCAACATCGAGAACGCGAGCTACGGGGTGACGCTCTGCGCAGAGTGCTCCCTCGTGTCGCAGCTGCACATGACCGGCGGCGGCAAGCTCGTCGCGTTCACGTGCGTCGACGGTGACGGGGCGACCCTGATGCCGTGCGGGCGCTGCCGCCAGCTGCTGTTCGAGCACTCGACCGAGGGCATGCTCCTCGAGACGCTCTCCGGCATCCGCACCATCGACGAGGTCCTGCCGGACGCCTTCGGGCCGCGCACCCTCGCCACGTACCAGCAGGAGCACTGA
- a CDS encoding ABC transporter ATP-binding protein translates to MKLELRGITKRFGALVANDHISLTVEPGEVHCLLGENGAGKSTLMNVLYGLYDADEGEILLDDVVQDFDGPGDAMRAGIGMVHQHFMLVPVFTVAENVMLGQEQTTFGGRLDLAGARKRVQEISDRFGFDVDPDAKVEDLPVGVQQRVEIIKALSRDASVLVFDEPTAVLTPQETDELMGIMRQLREAGTAIVFITHKLREVREVADRITVIRLGKVVGEASPTATNNELAALMVGRAVSLVVDKTPATGGADALVVENLTVTDPSGIVLVDDVSFTVRRGEVLAIAGVQGNGQTELTEAIIGLEPAHAGRITLDGKELTGRSVKQVLDAGVGFVPEDRKEDGLVGEFTIAENLMLDRADHAEFVRAGTIRSAERDAFADEKIAEFDIRTPGRTTAAGRLSGGNQQKIVLARELSRELRLFVAAQPTRGIDVGSIEFVHKRIVATRDTGVPVIVVSTELDEVVALADRIAVMYRGGIVGIVPATTPRDVLGLMMAGEIPEGTELAA, encoded by the coding sequence ATGAAGCTCGAACTCCGCGGCATCACCAAGCGGTTCGGCGCCCTGGTCGCCAACGACCACATCTCGCTCACCGTCGAGCCGGGTGAGGTCCACTGCCTCCTGGGTGAGAACGGCGCCGGCAAGTCCACCCTGATGAACGTCCTGTACGGCCTGTACGACGCCGACGAGGGCGAGATCCTGCTCGACGACGTGGTGCAGGACTTCGACGGCCCCGGTGACGCCATGCGCGCCGGGATCGGCATGGTGCACCAGCACTTCATGCTCGTGCCGGTGTTCACCGTCGCCGAGAACGTGATGCTGGGGCAGGAGCAGACCACCTTCGGCGGGCGGCTCGACCTGGCCGGTGCCCGCAAGCGCGTGCAGGAGATCTCCGACCGCTTCGGGTTCGACGTCGACCCCGACGCCAAGGTCGAGGACCTGCCCGTCGGCGTGCAGCAGCGCGTCGAGATCATCAAGGCGCTGTCCCGCGACGCCTCCGTGCTGGTGTTCGACGAGCCGACGGCCGTCCTCACCCCGCAGGAGACCGACGAGCTGATGGGCATCATGCGCCAGCTCCGCGAAGCCGGCACCGCGATCGTCTTCATCACCCACAAGCTCCGCGAGGTGCGCGAGGTCGCCGACCGCATCACGGTCATCCGCCTCGGCAAGGTCGTCGGCGAGGCATCGCCGACCGCCACGAACAACGAGCTGGCCGCGCTGATGGTCGGCCGTGCCGTCTCGCTCGTGGTCGACAAGACTCCCGCGACCGGTGGCGCCGACGCCCTGGTCGTCGAGAACCTGACCGTGACCGACCCGTCCGGCATCGTGCTCGTCGACGACGTCTCCTTCACGGTGCGCCGCGGCGAGGTCCTGGCGATCGCCGGGGTGCAGGGCAACGGGCAGACCGAGCTCACCGAGGCGATCATCGGCCTCGAGCCCGCCCACGCCGGCCGCATCACCCTCGACGGCAAGGAACTCACCGGCCGGAGCGTCAAGCAGGTGCTCGACGCGGGCGTCGGCTTCGTCCCCGAGGACCGCAAGGAGGACGGCCTGGTCGGCGAGTTCACGATCGCCGAGAACCTGATGCTCGACCGGGCCGACCACGCCGAGTTCGTCCGCGCCGGCACGATCCGATCGGCCGAGCGCGACGCCTTCGCCGACGAGAAGATCGCCGAGTTCGACATCCGGACGCCGGGTCGCACCACCGCGGCCGGTCGGCTGTCCGGTGGCAACCAGCAGAAGATCGTCCTGGCGCGCGAACTGAGCCGCGAGCTGCGGCTGTTCGTCGCCGCGCAGCCCACCCGCGGCATCGACGTCGGCTCGATCGAGTTCGTCCACAAGCGCATCGTCGCCACCCGCGACACCGGTGTGCCGGTCATCGTCGTCTCCACCGAGCTCGACGAGGTCGTGGCCCTGGCCGACCGGATCGCCGTGATGTACCGCGGCGGCATCGTCGGTATCGTCCCCGCGACCACCCCCCGTGACGTCCTCGGCCTCATGATGGCCGGGGAGATCCCCGAAGGAACGGAGCTGGCCGCGTGA
- a CDS encoding mannose-1-phosphate guanylyltransferase codes for MADALEDFYAIIPAGGIGSRLWPLSRADAPKFLHDLTGSGTSLLRQTWDRLAPLAGDQRIMVVTGRAHRVAVESQLPGVEDHNVVLESEPKDSTAAIGLAAAILVRREPDVVIGSFAADHVIGDARGFRRSVREAVAVARAGYVTTIGITPTEPAIGFGYINADTVALDIEGAPTAHAVKSFVEKPDLDTARSYVEQGNYLWNAGMFIARADVLLAEIGRTKPELLAGINELADAWDTSARGAVVDAVWPMLEKIAIDYTVAEPAAAAGRMAVVPGDFDWDDVGDFASLAKLQSGGRPNNLAVLGDGARILADSSSGIVISHSQRLISLIGVEDIVVVDTPDALLVTTSANAQRVKSVVDALKISGRGDVL; via the coding sequence GTGGCTGACGCTCTCGAAGACTTCTACGCGATCATCCCCGCAGGGGGCATCGGATCGCGCCTGTGGCCGTTGTCGCGCGCGGACGCACCCAAGTTCCTGCACGACCTGACGGGCTCCGGTACCTCGCTGCTGCGGCAGACCTGGGACCGCCTGGCGCCGCTCGCCGGCGACCAGCGGATCATGGTCGTCACCGGCCGTGCGCACCGGGTCGCGGTGGAGTCGCAGCTGCCCGGCGTCGAGGACCACAACGTGGTGCTCGAGAGCGAGCCGAAGGACTCCACGGCCGCCATCGGCCTGGCCGCGGCGATCCTGGTGCGCCGCGAGCCCGACGTCGTCATCGGCTCGTTCGCCGCCGACCACGTCATCGGGGACGCCCGTGGCTTCCGCCGTTCGGTGCGCGAGGCCGTCGCCGTCGCCCGCGCCGGCTACGTCACCACCATCGGCATCACCCCGACGGAACCCGCGATCGGCTTCGGCTACATCAACGCCGACACCGTCGCGCTCGACATCGAGGGCGCCCCGACCGCGCACGCGGTGAAGTCGTTCGTCGAGAAGCCCGACCTCGACACCGCCCGCTCGTACGTCGAGCAGGGCAACTACCTCTGGAACGCCGGCATGTTCATCGCGCGCGCCGACGTGCTGCTCGCGGAGATCGGCCGGACGAAGCCGGAGCTGCTGGCGGGCATCAACGAACTCGCCGACGCCTGGGACACCTCGGCCCGCGGCGCCGTCGTCGATGCCGTCTGGCCGATGCTCGAGAAGATCGCGATCGACTACACCGTCGCCGAGCCGGCCGCCGCCGCCGGACGCATGGCGGTCGTCCCCGGTGACTTCGACTGGGACGACGTGGGTGACTTCGCCTCCCTCGCCAAGTTGCAGTCCGGCGGTCGGCCGAACAACCTCGCCGTGCTGGGGGACGGTGCACGCATCCTGGCGGACTCGTCGAGCGGCATCGTGATCTCGCACAGCCAGCGACTCATCTCGCTCATCGGCGTCGAGGACATCGTCGTCGTGGACACCCCGGACGCCCTGCTCGTCACCACGAGCGCGAACGCGCAACGGGTGAAGAGCGTGGTGGATGCGCTGAAGATCAGCGGCCGCGGCGACGTCCTGTAG
- a CDS encoding BMP family lipoprotein, producing MTSRTRQVVLSGLALAGTVAVLAGCASAPSTTDSAKKTDFRPCMVSDAGGFDDKSFNQLGYEGMKDAAEELGATYKEAESKDATVYDSNIEQLIGQNCNLVVTVGFNLADATKKQAAANPDTDFAIIDDNSIDAKNVKPITFDTSQAAFLAGYAAASYSKTGVVGTFGGMQIPTVTIFMDGFADGVKYYNEQKDKDVKVVGWNVDTGKGSFTGGFEAGTQAKSVAQTLLDQDADVILPVGGPIYQSAAEAIKDADNGSVLIGADSDLYEADPRYKDIAFTSVEKGMRPAVKDVVEQAADDKFSKDPYVGTLENEGVGIAPFHDFESKVDKGLQGELDDVKAGIIDGSIKVKTQS from the coding sequence GTGACATCTCGTACCCGACAGGTCGTCCTCAGCGGCCTCGCGCTCGCCGGCACCGTCGCCGTCCTGGCCGGCTGCGCCTCGGCGCCGTCCACCACCGACTCGGCGAAGAAGACCGACTTCCGCCCCTGCATGGTCTCCGACGCCGGTGGGTTCGACGACAAGTCGTTCAACCAGCTCGGCTACGAGGGCATGAAGGACGCCGCCGAGGAACTCGGTGCCACCTACAAGGAGGCCGAGTCGAAGGACGCCACCGTCTACGACTCGAACATCGAGCAGCTCATCGGCCAGAACTGCAACCTCGTGGTGACCGTCGGCTTCAACCTGGCCGACGCCACGAAGAAGCAGGCCGCTGCGAACCCCGACACCGACTTCGCGATCATCGACGACAACTCGATCGACGCGAAGAACGTCAAGCCGATCACGTTCGACACCTCGCAGGCGGCGTTCCTCGCCGGCTACGCCGCGGCGTCCTACTCGAAGACCGGCGTCGTCGGCACCTTCGGCGGCATGCAGATCCCGACGGTCACCATCTTCATGGACGGCTTCGCGGACGGCGTGAAGTACTACAACGAGCAGAAGGACAAGGACGTCAAGGTCGTCGGCTGGAACGTCGACACCGGCAAGGGCTCCTTCACCGGTGGCTTCGAGGCCGGCACGCAGGCCAAGTCGGTCGCGCAGACGCTCCTCGACCAGGACGCCGACGTGATCCTCCCCGTCGGTGGCCCGATCTACCAGTCCGCTGCCGAGGCCATCAAGGACGCCGACAACGGTTCCGTCCTGATCGGTGCGGACAGCGACCTCTACGAGGCCGACCCCCGCTACAAGGACATCGCCTTCACCTCGGTCGAGAAGGGCATGCGCCCGGCCGTGAAGGACGTCGTCGAGCAGGCGGCTGACGACAAGTTCTCGAAGGACCCGTACGTGGGCACCCTCGAGAACGAGGGCGTCGGCATCGCCCCGTTCCACGACTTCGAGTCCAAGGTCGACAAGGGCCTGCAGGGCGAGCTCGACGACGTGAAGGCCGGCATCATCGACGGCTCGATCAAGGTCAAGACCCAGTCCTAA